In Chitinophaga nivalis, a single genomic region encodes these proteins:
- a CDS encoding YheT family hydrolase → MLTIYPSLFRSIRPASYRRQRITTPDNDFLDLDFSEKDSDRAVVILHGLEGNSGRKYVLGMVHIFNDAGFDTVSLNFRGCSGEPNHQLRFYHSGETGDLHTVIQYLLSLNKYKTIHLVGFSLGGNVTLKYVGEKGNTLSNVIRSAVAISVPVDLKDSSGELEKRHNTIYMQRFIRDLGNKLLQKQTRFPGTIDLADYDKIKSFRQFDDRYTAPIHGFKDALTYWEHCSSKKYLADIRIPTLLINAKDDPFLGSGCFPYDIAGNSPYFHLETPYSGGHVGFVKFGEDFYWSEKRALAFTLSV, encoded by the coding sequence ATGCTGACGATCTACCCTTCCCTGTTCCGGAGTATCCGGCCGGCCAGCTATAGACGTCAACGTATTACTACCCCGGACAACGACTTCCTGGACCTGGATTTCAGCGAAAAAGACAGTGACCGGGCCGTAGTCATCCTGCACGGACTGGAGGGAAATTCCGGCCGCAAATATGTACTGGGGATGGTCCATATTTTTAATGATGCCGGATTCGACACGGTATCATTAAATTTCCGGGGCTGCAGCGGAGAACCCAACCACCAACTCCGCTTTTATCACAGCGGAGAAACCGGCGACCTGCATACCGTCATACAATACCTGCTTTCACTGAATAAATACAAAACCATTCACCTGGTAGGTTTTTCGCTGGGAGGCAATGTAACGCTGAAATATGTAGGCGAAAAAGGCAATACCTTGTCGAACGTTATCCGGTCGGCAGTAGCCATCTCTGTACCGGTAGATCTGAAAGACAGTTCCGGTGAGCTGGAGAAAAGACATAATACGATTTACATGCAGCGTTTTATCCGGGACCTGGGTAATAAACTCCTGCAGAAACAAACCCGGTTTCCGGGTACCATCGATCTCGCAGATTATGATAAAATAAAAAGTTTCCGGCAGTTCGATGATCGTTATACCGCGCCTATACATGGTTTCAAGGATGCCCTGACCTACTGGGAACACTGCAGCTCCAAAAAATACCTGGCAGATATCCGTATCCCTACCCTCCTGATCAATGCCAAAGACGATCCGTTTCTGGGAAGCGGTTGTTTTCCTTATGACATCGCCGGCAACAGTCCTTATTTCCACCTGGAAACGCCTTACAGCGGAGGACACGTAGGCTTTGTAAAATTCGGAGAAGATTTTTACTGGTCGGAGAAAAGGGCACTGGCTTTTACGCTGTCGGTATAA
- a CDS encoding phytanoyl-CoA dioxygenase family protein produces MNTNNQPVFRLEEAVTPAHLAHFKQYGIIQFKNFLDKPTLAAILQEVQQVQEWLLRNNIEKVNGIPLKFGTDIDGSPLIQRIAFASHYSPVLRALLKEERLQSLTRLLGPYTGRIGENEKDGLVINHYVNAAESQFKQLGWHTDSPRDLFLGTRILPMLNVGIHLDDCPLENGGLRVLPGTHEQGLLKLLFRKKYFIDNEPDKKEVGFNIEAGDLTVHDGRLWHRVQQSPFIGEKSRRRVMYIPIITGAYQPKNAHSPTPFYHKLAHWKQHLYGGRPQWVNVKAKEESLAEVNRSSL; encoded by the coding sequence ATGAATACGAACAACCAACCCGTGTTCCGCCTGGAAGAGGCGGTAACCCCAGCACACCTTGCCCATTTCAAACAATATGGGATCATCCAGTTTAAAAATTTCCTGGACAAACCTACACTGGCTGCCATTTTGCAGGAAGTACAGCAGGTCCAGGAATGGCTCCTGCGCAACAACATCGAAAAAGTAAATGGTATTCCCCTGAAATTCGGTACTGATATTGATGGCAGTCCACTCATTCAACGCATCGCCTTTGCCTCTCATTACAGCCCCGTTTTACGCGCTTTACTGAAAGAAGAAAGGCTTCAGTCACTCACCCGGTTACTAGGGCCTTATACCGGCCGTATTGGTGAAAATGAAAAAGACGGGCTGGTGATCAATCATTATGTAAATGCTGCCGAAAGCCAGTTTAAACAACTGGGCTGGCATACCGATAGTCCCCGCGATCTGTTCCTGGGCACCCGCATACTTCCCATGCTCAATGTAGGCATCCACCTGGATGACTGCCCCCTTGAAAATGGCGGTCTGCGCGTACTCCCGGGTACACACGAACAAGGTTTGCTAAAACTGCTGTTCCGCAAAAAATACTTTATCGACAATGAACCCGATAAAAAAGAAGTGGGCTTCAACATCGAAGCCGGCGACCTGACCGTACACGATGGCCGCCTGTGGCACCGCGTACAGCAATCACCGTTTATTGGTGAAAAGAGCCGCCGCAGGGTGATGTACATACCCATCATCACCGGCGCCTATCAGCCTAAAAACGCACATAGTCCAACACCTTTCTATCATAAACTGGCACATTGGAAACAACACCTCTACGGAGGAAGACCACAATGGGTAAATGTAAAAGCTAAAGAAGAAAGCCTGGCAGAAGTAAACCGTTCATCTCTCTAA
- the lepB gene encoding signal peptidase I, with product MNFAFRRKKQEESVRKKSRIREWTEAALFAVVAATFIRTFIFEAYVIPSSSMERTLLVHDYLFVSKISYGPRIPMTPLAWPFTHHTLPFTKQTKAFSTAVQWPYMRLPGLSGVQRNDVVVFNYPCGDTVLKDQQGNDVDYYPNIRSVGDSALKKIYPLPPVVRPVDKRENWIKRCVAVPGDSLQIKDGMIYINGKKGFIPPASMAEYLVVMPNHHPMNEKKMLALDIHSDARPTGDSTEFIYNLTQANVDTLRGLGARIKRRLMDWWDGRVFPFDTDRYPWNQDQMGPLYIPQKGVTIHIDTLVLPLYQRIIDTYEQNQLQVKNGKIFINHQETTTYTFKMNYYWMMGDNRNGSTDSRFWGFVPEDHVVGKAWIIWLSYQENRLRWSRLFTVIR from the coding sequence ATGAATTTTGCATTCAGGAGGAAAAAGCAGGAGGAATCAGTACGGAAAAAATCAAGAATACGGGAATGGACAGAAGCGGCGCTTTTCGCAGTAGTGGCAGCCACTTTTATCCGCACTTTTATTTTTGAGGCGTATGTTATCCCCAGTTCTTCAATGGAAAGAACCTTGTTGGTTCACGATTATCTGTTTGTTAGTAAGATCAGCTATGGTCCCCGCATTCCCATGACACCGCTGGCCTGGCCTTTTACCCATCACACCTTGCCCTTTACCAAACAAACCAAAGCCTTTTCCACTGCGGTACAATGGCCGTATATGCGTTTGCCGGGACTAAGTGGCGTGCAACGGAATGACGTGGTGGTGTTTAACTATCCCTGTGGCGATACTGTGCTGAAAGACCAGCAGGGGAACGACGTTGATTATTACCCGAATATCAGGTCAGTAGGAGATTCTGCGCTGAAAAAGATATATCCGCTGCCGCCGGTGGTACGTCCGGTGGATAAACGGGAGAACTGGATTAAACGTTGTGTGGCGGTGCCGGGTGATTCCCTGCAGATTAAAGACGGGATGATTTATATAAACGGGAAAAAAGGATTTATCCCGCCGGCATCGATGGCGGAATACCTGGTGGTCATGCCCAATCATCATCCCATGAATGAGAAAAAGATGCTGGCATTGGATATCCATTCCGATGCCCGGCCAACGGGAGATTCCACCGAATTTATCTATAACCTTACCCAGGCCAATGTAGATACGCTGCGGGGATTGGGTGCGCGTATCAAACGCCGGTTGATGGATTGGTGGGATGGACGGGTATTTCCTTTTGATACGGACCGCTATCCCTGGAATCAGGATCAAATGGGACCGCTGTATATTCCGCAAAAAGGGGTGACCATTCACATTGATACCCTCGTTTTACCACTTTACCAGCGGATCATCGATACGTATGAACAAAATCAGCTGCAGGTAAAAAACGGTAAGATCTTTATCAATCATCAGGAAACCACTACCTACACTTTTAAAATGAATTACTACTGGATGATGGGAGATAACAGGAACGGCTCTACGGACTCCCGTTTCTGGGGCTTTGTGCCGGAAGATCATGTTGTAGGGAAAGCCTGGATTATCTGGCTGAGTTACCAGGAGAACCGGTTGAGATGGAGCCGGTTGTTTACGGTTATCCGATAG
- a CDS encoding sugar phosphate isomerase/epimerase family protein, giving the protein MHTSRRSFMHQAGLLAAGMLLPGSLSARPAAGALPKKTGLQLYTLRDQLAQDAAGTIAKVAAIGYNEVETFYGYQGAQDKGTFWGLKPAALQSLLQSHHLSTPSGHYQLNEYLTPGNGNAAALQPQIDLAAALGQQYFIVPVLPPNLWDQALTPDDYKFMADQLNKAGEACKKAGIQIGYHNHYWEFKKLAGTQTTGYETLLKATDPALVSFELDLFWAVKSGFDPVKLFAAAPGRFVAWHVKDMDKNNTASLTAAGTEGKKSMELLTGVTFAEVGTGSIDFRSIFAKAKQAGVKHLFIEQDKITIDPYESITKSYTYLKNVLMK; this is encoded by the coding sequence ATGCACACGTCCAGACGTTCCTTTATGCATCAAGCCGGCCTGCTGGCAGCAGGTATGCTGTTACCCGGCAGTTTGTCCGCCCGGCCCGCAGCAGGGGCTTTACCTAAAAAGACAGGCCTTCAGTTATACACCCTCCGCGACCAGCTGGCACAGGATGCAGCAGGCACCATTGCCAAAGTAGCGGCCATCGGCTATAATGAAGTGGAAACATTTTATGGCTACCAGGGCGCACAGGACAAAGGTACTTTCTGGGGCCTCAAACCTGCGGCGCTGCAATCGTTGCTGCAATCGCACCACCTCAGCACGCCCAGCGGCCATTACCAGCTCAATGAATATTTAACGCCCGGCAACGGGAATGCAGCTGCCCTGCAACCCCAGATAGACCTGGCCGCTGCCCTGGGACAACAGTACTTCATCGTACCGGTACTGCCGCCCAATCTATGGGATCAGGCACTAACGCCGGATGACTATAAATTCATGGCAGACCAGTTGAACAAAGCCGGGGAAGCCTGCAAAAAAGCGGGAATCCAGATCGGCTATCATAACCACTACTGGGAATTTAAAAAACTGGCAGGTACCCAGACTACCGGCTATGAGACCCTGCTGAAAGCTACAGACCCCGCACTCGTATCTTTTGAGCTGGATTTATTCTGGGCGGTAAAATCCGGATTCGATCCGGTAAAATTGTTTGCGGCCGCTCCCGGCAGATTTGTAGCCTGGCACGTGAAAGACATGGATAAAAACAATACCGCCAGTCTGACCGCCGCCGGCACCGAAGGAAAAAAGTCGATGGAACTGCTGACCGGCGTCACCTTTGCAGAGGTAGGTACCGGCAGTATCGATTTCCGCAGCATATTTGCCAAAGCGAAACAGGCCGGCGTAAAACACTTGTTTATAGAACAGGACAAAATTACGATCGACCCGTACGAAAGCATTACCAAGAGCTACACCTATCTGAAAAATGTATTAATGAAATAA
- a CDS encoding sulfatase-like hydrolase/transferase — protein MKRLLFTLLMLVHTHALFAGNDTTRPNIIIIYADDLGYGDLSSYGSEIPTPNIDRIGKSGIRFTDFYAAAPVCSPSRYSLLTGGYPQRSKHHLNTALMPNDESYLDTTEITLANYLRAKHYQTALIGKWHLGEKGGAKMPTAHGFDVFTGFRGGCIDYFTHSYGGLEQDWYVNNQPVKEKGYATDLITQYALSYIGKQKNRHPQQPFFLMIGYNAPHYGKTAPDSITGYTLSLGKNTYGEQEMLNTLQVPAQYLQQFSFIKDAYRRAYAAMVSNLDDNVGLLLQKLAKEKLLQNTIIWFMSDNGGYAVSHHGHASNGRLRGEKGALLEGGIRVPALVMWPQRIKKGQVIHTPVSNLDVLPTIGALTRFTPVLPTDGKDIRNILFQQPVEERDLYWQYGQQTAVRRGNWKLVNNHELYNLSTDPGESDNVAVQYPEKVKELQAAYEKEMERVAQ, from the coding sequence ATGAAGAGACTGTTGTTCACACTTTTAATGTTGGTGCATACCCATGCCCTTTTCGCAGGCAACGACACTACCCGGCCCAACATTATTATTATTTATGCAGATGACCTGGGCTATGGAGATCTAAGTAGTTACGGTAGCGAGATACCTACCCCCAACATCGATCGTATTGGTAAATCAGGGATCCGGTTCACGGACTTTTATGCTGCGGCCCCTGTTTGTTCACCATCCCGTTACAGTCTGTTGACAGGGGGCTATCCGCAACGCAGCAAACATCATCTCAACACCGCGTTGATGCCGAATGATGAAAGCTATCTGGATACGACAGAAATCACGCTGGCCAACTATCTGCGGGCCAAACACTATCAGACTGCCCTGATCGGGAAGTGGCACCTGGGAGAAAAAGGGGGCGCTAAAATGCCTACAGCACACGGTTTCGACGTATTCACAGGTTTTCGTGGCGGCTGCATCGATTACTTTACCCACAGCTACGGCGGGCTGGAACAGGACTGGTATGTAAATAACCAGCCGGTGAAAGAAAAAGGATATGCCACAGACCTGATCACGCAATATGCCTTGTCTTATATTGGCAAACAAAAGAACCGGCATCCGCAGCAGCCCTTTTTCCTGATGATAGGCTACAATGCGCCGCACTACGGGAAAACAGCGCCGGATAGTATTACCGGATATACGTTGTCGCTCGGAAAAAACACCTACGGAGAGCAGGAAATGCTGAATACTTTACAGGTGCCTGCCCAATATCTGCAGCAATTCAGTTTTATTAAAGATGCCTACCGGCGGGCGTATGCTGCCATGGTATCCAACCTGGATGATAATGTAGGCTTACTGTTGCAGAAGCTGGCAAAAGAAAAGCTATTGCAAAATACCATCATCTGGTTTATGTCTGATAATGGCGGCTATGCGGTTTCCCATCATGGTCATGCCAGTAATGGCCGCCTGCGTGGCGAAAAGGGGGCTTTGCTGGAAGGCGGTATTCGTGTACCCGCACTCGTTATGTGGCCGCAAAGAATTAAGAAAGGACAGGTGATTCACACACCAGTATCAAACCTGGATGTATTACCTACTATCGGCGCGCTGACGCGGTTTACGCCGGTACTACCTACCGATGGAAAAGATATCCGGAATATATTGTTCCAGCAACCGGTGGAAGAACGGGACCTGTATTGGCAATACGGCCAACAAACTGCCGTACGCCGGGGTAACTGGAAACTGGTTAATAATCATGAATTGTATAATCTCAGCACCGATCCCGGTGAATCAGATAATGTAGCCGTGCAGTATCCGGAAAAAGTAAAAGAGCTGCAGGCAGCCTATGAAAAGGAAATGGAGCGGGTGGCACAGTAG
- a CDS encoding SDR family NAD(P)-dependent oxidoreductase, whose protein sequence is MSYALVTGAAKGIGKAIAARLAEKNYHLLLVDIDADNLRETATELAAQYHVNVHTLHQDLSHPDVLQQVLAWSTPYHDHLTVVVNNAGYGLNGAFETLSLTEQFNVIDVNIKAQVGLSYAYIPVLRQFPKAYLLNVASTTAYQTVPYLNIYASTKAFALSFTRGLRHELRHSTISVSALSPGSTDTDFVNRARMGSHTRSIANRFNMTAASVGKIAVDGLFKGKAEIIPGFTNKLNAWLPKFFPKAFVERIAGNIYEPKEETPAAVLSAS, encoded by the coding sequence ATGTCATATGCATTAGTAACCGGGGCAGCAAAAGGAATCGGAAAAGCCATTGCTGCCCGGCTGGCAGAAAAGAATTATCATTTACTGCTGGTAGATATTGACGCAGACAACCTCAGAGAAACAGCCACAGAACTGGCGGCACAGTATCACGTAAACGTACATACGTTACACCAGGACCTGTCGCATCCTGATGTGTTGCAGCAAGTCCTTGCCTGGAGTACGCCCTATCACGACCACCTCACGGTAGTAGTGAATAATGCCGGCTATGGCCTGAACGGCGCTTTTGAAACCCTGTCCCTCACGGAACAGTTCAACGTCATCGATGTAAACATTAAGGCACAGGTAGGATTGTCCTACGCCTACATTCCGGTATTGCGGCAGTTCCCCAAAGCATACCTGCTGAATGTGGCCAGTACAACCGCCTATCAGACAGTGCCCTATCTGAATATATATGCCTCCACTAAAGCCTTTGCATTGTCATTTACCCGTGGATTGCGCCATGAACTGCGCCACTCCACCATATCTGTCAGTGCATTAAGTCCGGGTAGCACCGATACTGATTTTGTCAACCGCGCGCGCATGGGTTCCCATACCCGTAGTATTGCGAACCGGTTTAACATGACAGCAGCCAGCGTTGGCAAAATTGCAGTAGACGGATTATTTAAAGGGAAAGCGGAAATCATTCCGGGATTCACCAACAAGCTCAATGCCTGGCTACCGAAGTTTTTCCCGAAAGCTTTTGTAGAAAGGATTGCCGGTAACATCTATGAGCCCAAAGAAGAAACACCTGCAGCTGTGCTTAGCGCATCGTAA
- a CDS encoding serine hydrolase domain-containing protein, whose product MDTTTWQYLLDKTVRHKRTSGMVVSIAANGRQWTGAAGNLRPESPYFIASVTKLYITALIMQLRAAGKLQLHDRIAAYLPDAVINGLHIYRQQNYSQDITIRQLLSHTSGLPDYFAQTTGSHHPLLQDLLSGKDQAWTFDMAIDAAKKMKPVFAPGHPRKASYADTNFQLLGHIITRITGLPLAHALDKMISTPLRLENTYLYTNPADTRPAFIFYRQKPLAIPMAMASFGADGGIVSTAQEQMIFLQAFFNGQLFPQTYLPDMQQWRMIHFPLAYGTGIARFKLPAIFTLFRPSPALIGHAGLSGAFAFYCPEKQAFLTGTVNEAGATALPFRLMLQLLQKI is encoded by the coding sequence ATGGATACAACAACGTGGCAATACCTGCTCGATAAAACGGTCCGGCATAAACGAACATCCGGGATGGTGGTAAGCATCGCTGCAAACGGCCGGCAATGGACCGGCGCTGCCGGCAACCTGCGCCCCGAAAGCCCTTACTTTATAGCCAGTGTGACCAAACTATATATCACCGCCCTCATCATGCAACTTCGCGCTGCCGGCAAACTACAACTCCACGATCGCATCGCGGCCTACCTGCCGGATGCCGTTATCAACGGGCTGCACATTTACCGGCAGCAAAACTACTCACAGGATATCACCATCCGGCAACTGCTCTCCCATACTTCCGGATTACCGGATTATTTCGCGCAAACGACCGGCAGTCATCACCCCTTGCTGCAAGACCTCCTCTCCGGTAAGGATCAGGCCTGGACTTTTGACATGGCCATCGATGCCGCTAAGAAAATGAAACCGGTTTTTGCACCGGGACATCCCCGCAAAGCCAGCTATGCAGATACCAATTTCCAGCTACTGGGACACATCATTACGCGCATCACCGGGCTACCACTCGCCCACGCCCTGGACAAAATGATTTCCACGCCGCTCCGCCTCGAAAACACCTATTTATACACCAACCCTGCAGACACGCGGCCGGCGTTCATTTTTTACCGGCAAAAGCCGCTGGCTATCCCGATGGCGATGGCTTCCTTCGGCGCCGATGGCGGCATCGTTTCCACCGCACAGGAACAAATGATTTTTCTCCAGGCATTTTTCAACGGACAGTTATTTCCACAGACCTATCTGCCGGATATGCAACAATGGCGAATGATCCATTTTCCGTTGGCATATGGTACCGGCATTGCCCGGTTTAAATTACCGGCTATATTCACCTTATTCCGGCCATCGCCGGCGCTGATAGGACATGCAGGCTTATCTGGTGCTTTTGCCTTTTATTGCCCGGAAAAACAGGCTTTTCTCACGGGTACCGTGAATGAGGCTGGCGCAACAGCGCTACCCTTCCGGTTGATGCTGCAGTTACTACAAAAAATATAG
- a CDS encoding RNA polymerase sigma factor: protein MERMPSEEELLLRMIAGDETAFSGIYRHYHSSLYTYLLRFCKVPSLAEDLVHDVFLKIWEIRERINPKLSFSGYLYRIARNHVFKTIARLATDEHMREQLLLQLQATSAAHTEQVISTKEYDRLFAEALSRMPAQQLKVFRLCRQEGKSYEEAAAILGISHHTVKKHMVSSMRFIRDYIYRHGDIMVALYLVTAIG, encoded by the coding sequence ATGGAGCGTATGCCATCTGAAGAGGAACTGTTGCTACGGATGATTGCGGGAGATGAAACAGCCTTTTCCGGCATCTACCGGCATTACCATTCTTCCCTCTATACTTACCTGCTGCGTTTCTGTAAAGTACCGTCCCTGGCGGAAGACCTGGTGCATGATGTATTCCTTAAAATCTGGGAAATCCGGGAACGTATCAATCCAAAGCTTTCTTTCAGTGGTTATCTGTATCGCATTGCCCGCAACCATGTGTTCAAGACGATTGCCCGGCTGGCAACAGATGAACACATGCGTGAACAACTGTTGTTACAGCTGCAGGCCACCAGTGCTGCACATACCGAACAGGTCATCAGCACCAAGGAATACGACCGGCTTTTCGCGGAAGCCCTCTCCCGGATGCCCGCCCAGCAGCTAAAGGTATTCCGCCTTTGCCGCCAGGAAGGGAAAAGCTATGAGGAAGCCGCCGCCATACTGGGCATCTCCCACCATACCGTTAAAAAACATATGGTCAGCAGTATGCGTTTTATCCGCGATTATATTTACCGCCATGGCGATATTATGGTGGCGCTTTACCTGGTCACCGCTATCGGATAA
- a CDS encoding Crp/Fnr family transcriptional regulator has product MSILTGRPSPLQTMTLEASSLLRIPREQYLGLLKTTHGPALMRVAAELSFLSKQQQQIDLLTLTAAQRYAFLLQHQPAVVRRIPQKHLASYLGITPQSFSRIRKKKL; this is encoded by the coding sequence ATGTCGATCCTGACCGGCAGGCCCTCTCCGCTGCAAACCATGACGCTGGAAGCTTCCAGCCTGCTGAGAATACCCAGGGAGCAGTACCTCGGCCTCTTAAAAACAACACATGGCCCCGCACTCATGCGGGTGGCAGCGGAACTATCTTTTCTCTCCAAACAGCAACAGCAAATAGATCTGCTCACCCTGACGGCCGCACAACGTTATGCCTTTCTGCTACAACATCAACCGGCTGTTGTTCGCCGCATTCCACAGAAACACCTCGCTTCCTACTTAGGCATTACCCCACAAAGTTTCAGCAGAATCAGAAAGAAAAAATTGTAA
- a CDS encoding SMI1/KNR4 family protein: MADNNPLQIIEQALGITLPGAYVTFLRQQQLMEEGRLMTDLVYLYGLAELAGQNTLYEVQHYLPGYLTIGDDSGGQAICLHCAATDSTVYITGHGALDTGSLQVLSDNFSDWVAQGYSLDVIRESPDILAFRQSDTWQLRAAWQALHLALKKLEAEKSKGMDLKTYLLQKRQLQQEIVTFETLHAGKKYMP, translated from the coding sequence ATGGCGGACAATAATCCATTACAAATAATAGAACAGGCACTTGGCATCACTTTGCCAGGTGCCTATGTTACCTTCCTCCGGCAACAACAGCTGATGGAAGAAGGCCGGCTCATGACAGACCTGGTATATCTCTATGGCCTGGCCGAACTGGCCGGACAAAACACGTTGTACGAAGTACAACACTACCTCCCCGGCTACCTCACCATCGGCGATGACAGCGGCGGACAGGCTATCTGCCTGCACTGTGCCGCCACAGATTCCACAGTATACATTACCGGGCATGGCGCCCTCGATACCGGCTCACTGCAGGTACTCAGCGATAACTTTTCCGACTGGGTGGCACAAGGATACTCCCTCGATGTCATCCGTGAATCACCGGACATCCTTGCTTTCCGGCAATCAGACACCTGGCAGCTGAGAGCAGCCTGGCAGGCATTACACCTGGCGTTGAAGAAACTCGAAGCGGAGAAAAGTAAAGGGATGGACCTCAAAACCTACCTGCTGCAAAAGCGGCAACTGCAACAAGAGATAGTAACATTTGAGACACTACATGCCGGCAAAAAATATATGCCTTAA
- a CDS encoding tetratricopeptide repeat protein — MSMHEVESLVELSVYALDNSQEEPLDRRSLFYNLYLLQNQFDTGFTHFRVMDILIKYHFVYPLPITAHPAYTQYSAHFDALAASKKFSFIYVNPIQEWDAESNPVAGYANFDHTTQQYILYADAGSTLWAGLVENGTLQGEDAVAPEHINVFNMAHEIAEIAGQQKDKGLLGLWYQLLPYIVMNTEQAGEPVHYKPLEAILDLVTANDAIEEAVLPPSDELPEGGELGKFCTWWYAPAADKMKTAAEMSAEEEKLDLEAVPFSEKVEKSAAWYEQQVANLLQEINHAITYLEENGPNEDIQKSVEGRLQLGIEYADKGLELAPNEPALLVNKGSLLMLLEKYPEALVCYDAALAIAPTNAYVHLNRAILYYHMNQIPAAIASFEQLLTLEPDNEFAQQWLAHLKNGGQ, encoded by the coding sequence ATGTCGATGCATGAAGTAGAATCATTGGTGGAATTATCCGTTTATGCCCTGGACAACAGCCAGGAAGAACCGCTGGACCGCAGAAGTCTGTTTTATAACCTGTATCTTTTGCAAAATCAGTTCGATACCGGATTTACCCATTTCCGGGTCATGGATATCCTGATCAAGTATCATTTCGTATATCCGTTACCGATAACCGCACATCCGGCTTACACACAATATTCCGCCCATTTTGATGCATTGGCTGCCAGCAAAAAATTCAGCTTCATCTATGTCAATCCCATCCAGGAATGGGACGCAGAAAGCAACCCTGTAGCCGGTTACGCCAACTTTGACCATACTACCCAGCAATATATACTTTATGCAGATGCAGGTTCCACGCTGTGGGCCGGCCTCGTGGAAAATGGTACGCTGCAAGGCGAAGACGCCGTGGCGCCGGAACACATCAACGTGTTCAACATGGCCCATGAAATAGCGGAAATTGCCGGCCAGCAAAAAGATAAAGGCCTGCTGGGACTTTGGTATCAGCTCCTTCCCTACATCGTGATGAATACAGAACAGGCAGGTGAACCCGTTCATTACAAACCATTGGAAGCGATCCTCGACCTGGTAACCGCCAACGATGCCATTGAAGAAGCCGTGCTGCCGCCTTCCGATGAGCTGCCCGAAGGAGGTGAACTGGGTAAATTCTGTACCTGGTGGTATGCACCCGCTGCAGATAAAATGAAAACAGCAGCAGAAATGAGCGCAGAAGAAGAGAAGCTGGACCTGGAAGCAGTTCCTTTCAGTGAAAAGGTAGAAAAAAGCGCCGCCTGGTATGAACAGCAAGTGGCCAACCTCTTACAGGAAATCAACCACGCCATCACCTACCTGGAAGAAAACGGCCCTAATGAGGATATACAAAAAAGCGTGGAAGGACGCCTGCAACTGGGCATCGAATACGCCGACAAAGGACTGGAACTGGCGCCCAATGAACCGGCCCTGCTGGTCAACAAAGGTTCATTGTTAATGCTGCTGGAAAAATATCCGGAAGCACTCGTTTGTTACGATGCTGCCCTGGCCATTGCACCCACCAATGCCTATGTACATCTCAACCGTGCCATCCTGTACTATCACATGAACCAGATACCGGCAGCTATTGCTTCTTTTGAGCAGCTGCTGACGCTGGAACCGGATAATGAATTTGCACAACAATGGCTGGCACACCTGAAAAATGGCGGACAATAA